The Candidatus Binatia bacterium genome window below encodes:
- a CDS encoding ATP-binding cassette domain-containing protein → MADQFARDQGSDALPLVALKSVSLGYDSAPVVQGVDLSIHPHDLIGFAGPNGSGKTTILRAILGFLPVQAGRIARHCALSDFGYVPQSTALDPQFPLSVDEVVEMGAYGRVRSYQLLPHEEKQKRREVLDQVGLRHLGKKSFFSLSGGQKQRILIARALMVQPKIMILDEPLSGVDRDSQRAITELLVKLNREKGLAIFFSSHDLEMVRTVAAKILRIDKGKVWWERGGPLS, encoded by the coding sequence ATGGCGGATCAATTTGCGCGCGATCAAGGGAGCGATGCTCTCCCGCTTGTCGCTCTTAAATCTGTTAGTCTCGGATACGATTCGGCCCCGGTCGTGCAGGGCGTGGATTTATCGATTCACCCGCACGATCTCATCGGCTTCGCCGGGCCGAATGGTTCGGGGAAGACGACGATCCTGAGAGCCATCCTCGGATTTTTGCCGGTTCAGGCCGGAAGGATCGCGCGCCACTGCGCCCTTTCGGATTTCGGCTATGTGCCGCAGAGCACCGCGCTCGATCCGCAGTTTCCCTTGAGCGTGGACGAAGTCGTGGAGATGGGCGCTTACGGGCGCGTTCGGTCCTATCAATTGCTGCCGCACGAAGAGAAACAAAAGCGCCGCGAGGTCCTGGATCAAGTGGGCCTCAGGCATTTGGGCAAGAAGTCTTTTTTTTCCCTCTCCGGCGGGCAGAAGCAGCGCATCTTGATCGCCCGCGCTCTGATGGTCCAGCCGAAGATCATGATCTTGGACGAGCCGCTCTCCGGCGTCGACCGGGATTCCCAACGCGCGATCACCGAGCTTCTGGTAAAACTCAACCGGGAAAAAGGCCTCGCAATCTTTTTTTCCAGCCACGACCTCGAAATGGTCCGGACCGTCGCCGCAAAAATCCTCCGCATCGATAAAGGCAAGG
- a CDS encoding metal ABC transporter substrate-binding protein: protein MKILLRNKSWAVLFIVLALSWIQTEAVFAQQIRVVATWPALADMTRQIGKDLVNVENFATGVEDPHGVPIKPSFVPRLNRADLLILIGLNDEDSWLPALLEVASNPKILPGQAGYIDCSAGIRVLEPPARLDRAEGDVHPRGNPHYLMDPVKAKIAAQNIAAGLARNFPQHQQVFEKNLKAYLAELDGKIAQWEKMAAPLKGVKFVEYHQEWIYFADRFGMKRAGTVEVKPGIEPTPNHIVGLVQQIKQDKVPLLLYGPQNPRLPQQIANETGIKLLRLYSSVGPRSETDSYIKWIDYTVRTLVEAVGKG, encoded by the coding sequence ATGAAAATTTTACTCAGAAACAAAAGTTGGGCGGTCCTTTTTATCGTGCTTGCGTTGAGTTGGATTCAGACGGAAGCCGTCTTCGCCCAACAAATCCGCGTCGTGGCGACATGGCCCGCCTTGGCCGATATGACTAGACAGATCGGCAAAGATTTGGTCAATGTCGAGAATTTCGCAACCGGCGTCGAGGACCCGCATGGGGTTCCGATCAAGCCGAGCTTTGTCCCGAGATTGAATCGAGCCGATCTGCTCATCCTGATAGGCTTGAATGACGAGGACTCTTGGCTTCCGGCTCTGTTGGAGGTTGCCAGCAATCCGAAGATCCTGCCGGGACAGGCGGGCTACATCGATTGCTCCGCCGGTATCCGGGTATTGGAGCCGCCGGCTCGTCTGGACCGGGCCGAGGGCGACGTTCATCCGAGGGGCAACCCGCACTACCTCATGGACCCGGTCAAGGCCAAAATCGCGGCGCAGAACATCGCCGCCGGTTTGGCGCGCAATTTCCCGCAGCATCAGCAGGTTTTCGAAAAAAATCTCAAGGCCTATCTGGCCGAGTTAGACGGCAAGATCGCCCAGTGGGAGAAGATGGCGGCGCCTCTAAAAGGCGTAAAATTCGTGGAGTATCATCAGGAGTGGATCTATTTCGCCGATCGATTTGGCATGAAGCGAGCAGGAACGGTTGAGGTCAAGCCTGGAATTGAGCCGACGCCGAATCACATAGTCGGCCTGGTACAGCAGATTAAACAGGACAAAGTCCCGCTGCTGCTCTATGGTCCGCAAAATCCACGGCTGCCGCAGCAGATCGCCAATGAGACTGGAATCAAACTTTTACGCCTTTACAGCAGCGTTGGACCCCGTTCCGAGACCGATAGCTATATTAAATGGATTGATTATACTGTGCGGACGTTGGTCGAAGCCGTCGGAAAGGGCTGA